The genomic DNA TTGTTGCAACACTATTTAATATACTTACCATAGGAGCTTTATTGCTCTATATTATTACAGATTTAAAAATAACTAAGTAAGGATATCATAGTCTTTTATAAAATATCAGGATGTAAGTATTATTATTTACATCCTGATATTTCCCAATAAAAAAGTAAGTGCATCTTAAAGAAGATGATCTAAAGCTTTTTCAATAGTCGTATATATTTTTTGCATTTGTTGCGCTGTTGTTATAAAAGGAGGTAATATATAAATGGTATTACCTAAAGGGCGTAAGCAAACTCCATTTTCCATAAAAAAATGAAATAGCTGGTAACGTAAATCACCATAACGATCCATTGGTATATTTATATCTAAAGCGTAAATAACTCCTTTTTGGCGTGTTTGTTTTACTTTTGGATGCTTCTTTATTCTTTTGTCAAAAGATTGATGGGAATGGATTATTCTTTGAATATTTTTTTGTATTTCTTTTGATTGTAGTAGCTCTATTCCAGCCAAGGCAGCTGTACATGAAGTAGGGTTTGCAGAATAAGTATGCCCATGAAAAAAACCTTTCCCTATATCATCACTTAAAAAAGCATTGTAAATATTTTGAGAACAGCTTGTAATTGCCATAGGAACTATTCCTGCTGTTAGTGATTTTGATAAGCAAATAATGTCTGGTTGATATGTAAGGTATTCAGAAGCAAAATTTTTGCCCGTTTTTCCAAATCCAGTCATTACTTCATCAGCTATTGTTAAAACATTATTTTTTTTAGCAATGTTTAATAATTCATCTAGTAAATTAGGTGCAAACATTTTCATTGCTGCTGCTCCTTGTACTAAAGGTTCGTATATAAAAGCAGCTACCTTATTTTTGGTAATTAAATTAGTAAATAAGGCTTTTACATTTTCAATATTTTCTTTTGTAGGTACAGGTATTCTATCAACGTCAATAAAAAAGTCTTCAAAAGGACCATTATAAACAGAGAGTCCGGATACAGACATTGCTCCAAAGGTATCTCCATGAAAACCATCTTCTAAAGCAATAATTTTTCCTCGTTTATCTCCTTGATTAAAATGATACTGCAAGGCCATTTTAATAGCAATATCAACTGCTGTAGAACCATTATCAGAAAAAAATATTTTTTCTTGATTACTAGGTAAAATGGCAATTAATTGTTCTGATAATTTAATAGCAGGTTCATGTGTAAAGCCCGCAAAAACAACATGATCTAGTTGTTGCATTTGCTCAGCAACCTTACTTGTAATATAAGTATTACAATGCCCATACATACAAGTGTACCAAGAGGCTATTCCATCAATATATTCATTTCCTTCATCATCAAATAATAAGGCTCCTTTTGCTTTTGTTATAGCTAAATGATTAGGGTGTAATTGATGTTGCGTTAACGGATGCCACAAATGTTTTTTATCTCTTTCTTGTAATGTCATAATGATTTGGTTGCTAATAATTTAATAAATTTCAAATAAGTAACAGTTTATAAGCCTAATAGGCGTTCCTTGAAAGAAGAAGCATATTCTTTTACTACATTTTTATCAAAATAAGGTTCTTCTTCAATACGACCAATAATAGGTATTTGAGTCATTTTTTGAATAATTTCTTCTGTGGATTTGTGTTCATTTCCAGAAAAAAGTAAAGCAACATTAAACCCTTTTTGCTGTAATAAGTTTACAGTTAAAAGGGTGTGGTTAATACTTCCTAAATAATGACGAGATACTACAATAACCTTATAATCGGGTTGTATAAGGTTTAAAATAGTTTCAGTATCATTCAAAGGAACTAATAAACCACCAGCTCCTTCTATAACTAAATGATTTGTTGTACTAGGAATGGTTATTTTAGCTACATCAATAGTAACCTTATCAATTTCAGCTGCTGCGTGTGGGCTCATAGGTGTTTTTAGAGCATAAGAATTTGAGTGAAATGTTGATTTTGAGTTTGAAATAAACCTTTTTACCTTATCCATATCAGAATTGTCAAGTTCTCCTGCTTGTATAGGCTTCCAATAATCAGCCTCTAATGCTTCTGTAATAATTGCAGAAGCAATTGTTTTTCCTACTTCTGTAGAAATACCTGTGATAAAGTATTTTTGTTTCATTTAAAAAAGGATATTATATATGATTATACAGAAGCAAAAGTAGTAAGGATCTCTAAAACATCAGTTATTTCCTCTTTTGAATTATAACTATGCAAACAAAAACGCAGTCTTTCTTGCTTCGTCCTAACAGTAGGAGATAAAATAGGTTTTACATGGTATCCTTTTAAAGCAATATTTTTAGCAATCTCCTTTACTTTTTCATTTCCAGGGATAATACAACACTGAATTGCTGATGTGCTTTGTATAAAAGTAAAAGCAGGAGCAAATCGGTTTACTTCTTCTTTAAAATGGGCAATATTATTTTTTAATAGCGCCTGTTTTTTTAAGCCATTTTTACTGTTTAGTTCTTTATACGCTATAAAAATAGTAGCTAACGAATGTGGTGAGAGCCCCGTAGTATAAATAAAACTCCTAGCAAAGTTAATTAAATATTGTTTTAGTTTTTTGCAACCTACTATAACTGCGCCATGGCAGCCTAATGCTTTACCAAAAGTTATGATTCGTGCGAAGATATCCTTTTCTAAATTTAAAGCTTGAACGAGTCCGCAGCCATTGTTTCCGAAAACCCCTAATGAATGAGCCTCATCAACAATTAAGTGCACATTATTTTTATTGCAAAGTGCTGTCATTTTAGTAAGGTTAGGGAGGTCGCCATCCATAGAAAAAACAGCCTCTGTTACAACATAAATTTCTTTTTCCCCCTCCTTCAATACAGAAGAAAAAGAAGTTATTTTATTTTCTAAGTCCTTTAAATCATTATGCTTAAACTTATAAGATTTAGCATTTGAAAGCCTAATTCCATCACGTATAGAAGCATGAATAAGTTCATCATATAAAATAATATCTCCTCGCTGCGGTATTGAAGAAAAAAAGCCAATATTAGCATCATATCCTGAGTTGAATATTAAAGAACTTTCTGCATTATGAAAATCACATAGGTAGCTTTCTACACTTTCATAAAAAGAATGGTTTCCAGAGAGTAATCTGGATCCTGTAGCTCCATTATTTTTAGTATTTTTATCAATCAGTAATTGATGTGTTTGATGAAAAATATATTCAGATTTAGCAAAACCAAGATAATCATTAGAAGAGAAATCTATTAAATTATTGTGTTTGCTAAGAAATCTTAAAGCTTGGTGCTCTTTTCTTACAAGTAACTTCTGTTGTAATTTTTTAGGAAATTTCATTCGGGTAAAAATACTAAAAGGAACGTATCAATAAGATAGTTTAATGATAAAAAACATTCAAATAAGCATTTACACTTAGAAGTGATTTCAACTTTTTGCTTCAAAACAAAAAATTGAAACCATTTCTTATTCAAGAAACATAAAATAATATTATTATCGTTGTTTTTTGTAAGGATATTAAACATAAAAGAACTAATCGTTAAAATAATTAAATAATGAAAAACCTAATTACCATTTTAACCCTTTTTATAAGTGCTTCAGTATTAGCTCAAAGTCCATGGACAAAAAAGAAAAAAGAAGGGTATTTTCAATTATCGTACTCAACCATTTCAAATTATGACGAGTTATTTGGAAATCCAGATTACCCAATAGATAGAGAAATAACAGACAATACTGTGCAATTATATGGAGAGTATGGAATAACAGATAAAACTACCTTATTTGGTAATATCCCTTTAAAAATGCTAAAATCAGGAGATCTTGTAAATAAAAATATTTCAAGAACACCAATTACTTTAGAAGGAACAGAAACTTCTTTAGGAAATATTCAAGTAGGTATAAAACATCAATTTTATAATAAAAAATGGATTGTTTCAGGGCAACTAGGTATTGAAGCAAATACAAGTAGTTTTGAAAAAGCGTCAGGATTAAGAACGGGGTATGATGCTTGGACATTTACGCCACTTATCTTAGCAGGAAGAGGATTCAATAATTGGTATATTCAAGCATTTACAGGATTTGATATTAGAACCAATGATTACAGTTCTAATTATAAATTAGGAGGAGAAATAGGATATAAAGCACTTCACTGGCTTTGGATAGCAGGTTTCTTAGACGGTGTGTTATCACTTACAAATGGAGATATCATACTACCCGCTACAAACAGGGCTACAGGATTATACGTAAATAACCAACAATATGCAGGATTTGGATTAAAGTTTATTGGGCAAATAAACAAAAATTTAGGAGCTAATATAGGTTTAGGAGGTGCATTTGCAGCTAGAAAT from Tenacibaculum maritimum NCIMB 2154 includes the following:
- the bioA gene encoding adenosylmethionine--8-amino-7-oxononanoate transaminase; amino-acid sequence: MTLQERDKKHLWHPLTQHQLHPNHLAITKAKGALLFDDEGNEYIDGIASWYTCMYGHCNTYITSKVAEQMQQLDHVVFAGFTHEPAIKLSEQLIAILPSNQEKIFFSDNGSTAVDIAIKMALQYHFNQGDKRGKIIALEDGFHGDTFGAMSVSGLSVYNGPFEDFFIDVDRIPVPTKENIENVKALFTNLITKNKVAAFIYEPLVQGAAAMKMFAPNLLDELLNIAKKNNVLTIADEVMTGFGKTGKNFASEYLTYQPDIICLSKSLTAGIVPMAITSCSQNIYNAFLSDDIGKGFFHGHTYSANPTSCTAALAGIELLQSKEIQKNIQRIIHSHQSFDKRIKKHPKVKQTRQKGVIYALDINIPMDRYGDLRYQLFHFFMENGVCLRPLGNTIYILPPFITTAQQMQKIYTTIEKALDHLL
- the bioD gene encoding dethiobiotin synthase translates to MKQKYFITGISTEVGKTIASAIITEALEADYWKPIQAGELDNSDMDKVKRFISNSKSTFHSNSYALKTPMSPHAAAEIDKVTIDVAKITIPSTTNHLVIEGAGGLLVPLNDTETILNLIQPDYKVIVVSRHYLGSINHTLLTVNLLQQKGFNVALLFSGNEHKSTEEIIQKMTQIPIIGRIEEEPYFDKNVVKEYASSFKERLLGL
- a CDS encoding aminotransferase class I/II-fold pyridoxal phosphate-dependent enzyme, which codes for MKFPKKLQQKLLVRKEHQALRFLSKHNNLIDFSSNDYLGFAKSEYIFHQTHQLLIDKNTKNNGATGSRLLSGNHSFYESVESYLCDFHNAESSLIFNSGYDANIGFFSSIPQRGDIILYDELIHASIRDGIRLSNAKSYKFKHNDLKDLENKITSFSSVLKEGEKEIYVVTEAVFSMDGDLPNLTKMTALCNKNNVHLIVDEAHSLGVFGNNGCGLVQALNLEKDIFARIITFGKALGCHGAVIVGCKKLKQYLINFARSFIYTTGLSPHSLATIFIAYKELNSKNGLKKQALLKNNIAHFKEEVNRFAPAFTFIQSTSAIQCCIIPGNEKVKEIAKNIALKGYHVKPILSPTVRTKQERLRFCLHSYNSKEEITDVLEILTTFASV
- a CDS encoding transporter family protein yields the protein MKNLITILTLFISASVLAQSPWTKKKKEGYFQLSYSTISNYDELFGNPDYPIDREITDNTVQLYGEYGITDKTTLFGNIPLKMLKSGDLVNKNISRTPITLEGTETSLGNIQVGIKHQFYNKKWIVSGQLGIEANTSSFEKASGLRTGYDAWTFTPLILAGRGFNNWYIQAFTGFDIRTNDYSSNYKLGGEIGYKALHWLWIAGFLDGVLSLTNGDIILPATNRATGLYVNNQQYAGFGLKFIGQINKNLGANIGLGGAFAARNLAKAPAFNVGVYYKL